One genomic window of Leptospira paudalimensis includes the following:
- a CDS encoding SRPBCC family protein, giving the protein MGIYHKIGVKASIDEVKSALTTKLGLSNWWTKDVGGIFANGVSAIGEVITFEFGHGNAIEMKVQEISPKQVIWECVSGPMDWIGSHIDFQLNLGKATKGEEKTILYFRHHDWKNESEFTAHCSMKWATFLLSLKNLLETGNGRPAPDDIKIDDMN; this is encoded by the coding sequence ATGGGAATTTATCACAAAATCGGAGTTAAAGCTTCCATTGATGAGGTAAAGAGTGCATTGACCACAAAGTTAGGTTTGTCTAATTGGTGGACAAAAGATGTAGGCGGAATTTTTGCAAACGGAGTTTCCGCTATAGGTGAAGTGATTACTTTTGAGTTTGGTCACGGGAATGCAATTGAGATGAAAGTACAGGAGATTTCTCCTAAACAAGTTATCTGGGAATGTGTTTCAGGACCAATGGATTGGATTGGTTCTCATATTGATTTCCAATTGAATTTAGGAAAAGCAACAAAAGGCGAAGAGAAGACAATCCTTTACTTTCGGCATCATGATTGGAAAAACGAATCTGAGTTTACTGCGCATTGTAGTATGAAGTGGGCTACGTTTCTTTTGAGTCTCAAAAATTTACTGGAAACTGGAAATGGTAGACCCGCGCCGGATGATATTAAAATTGATGATATGAACTGA
- a CDS encoding MepB family protein encodes MFPDYLVNIQKDLFDPLELKIENLVIEKESKNYNACSFLCNNQKVIFRTANNTPKKNGLFVTLWKRSKNGPIEPYQYKDSFDLTIIETIHKDNIGYFLFNKEILNERGILFGKLKGKLGFRVYPRWDKPNNKQGILTQEWQSPFFLASNDKTIDDHYLKFLSDIFMK; translated from the coding sequence ATGTTCCCTGATTATTTAGTTAACATACAAAAAGATCTTTTTGATCCATTAGAATTAAAAATTGAAAATCTCGTCATTGAAAAGGAGAGCAAAAATTACAATGCCTGTAGTTTTCTATGTAACAATCAGAAGGTGATTTTTCGGACAGCAAATAATACACCCAAAAAAAATGGACTTTTTGTTACTCTTTGGAAAAGAAGTAAAAATGGACCTATCGAGCCTTATCAATATAAAGACTCTTTTGATCTTACTATCATTGAGACGATTCATAAAGACAATATTGGATATTTTTTATTTAACAAAGAAATTTTAAATGAAAGAGGAATTCTTTTTGGCAAACTAAAAGGGAAACTAGGTTTCAGAGTTTACCCTCGATGGGACAAACCCAATAACAAACAGGGAATATTAACGCAAGAATGGCAATCACCTTTTTTCCTTGCATCAAATGATAAAACTATAGATGATCATTATCTTAAATTTTTATCTGACATTTTTATGAAATAA
- a CDS encoding DUF5063 domain-containing protein has protein sequence MNKISDEIINFLETETTRTMLLNANRLIDLLENPNIPLLEFYPKLHEALISLYLSGHLFDSIPLVYFNDENKIDDDKYFENLNCSLISNLKEESLYWEIFDPTYSEKNGKPSPGWEEEDKIPIQGWLDDDISDIYHDVKTQLTKIESMESNEIVEDGLWNLKWSFIHHWGKHCIDALRYLPYLIYDGKKHPI, from the coding sequence ATGAATAAAATATCTGATGAAATAATTAACTTTTTAGAAACAGAAACAACGAGAACGATGTTGCTGAATGCGAATCGCTTAATTGACTTATTGGAAAATCCAAATATACCTCTTTTAGAATTTTATCCGAAATTACATGAAGCCTTAATTTCTCTTTATTTATCTGGTCACTTATTTGATTCTATTCCTTTAGTATACTTTAATGATGAAAATAAAATAGATGATGATAAATATTTTGAAAATTTAAATTGTTCACTTATTTCAAACTTGAAGGAAGAATCTTTATATTGGGAAATCTTCGATCCAACTTATTCTGAAAAAAACGGAAAGCCTAGTCCTGGATGGGAAGAAGAAGACAAAATCCCAATTCAAGGATGGTTAGATGATGATATTTCAGATATCTATCATGATGTAAAAACTCAATTAACAAAAATTGAGTCTATGGAAAGTAACGAAATAGTAGAAGATGGTCTTTGGAATTTAAAATGGAGCTTTATTCATCATTGGGGAAAGCATTGTATTGATGCACTAAGATATTTGCCTTATCTTATTTATGATGGCAAAAAGCATCCTATTTAA
- a CDS encoding DUF3806 domain-containing protein: MKKRMIKFLIIFLLIQTNDMTSEPIYKDKNLSIFPLNDMETQQLNDLRAIALKFCKEELQKEIKFPISVEDLQLATNHLNKKTDPNITYGIGVIIGDILVQKHNMKWLAVEDKFGRDPVIFVDRTLYYIGTLTLISKRIEDGEKIDIKHLISQIEDHMKENLKQYKSY; the protein is encoded by the coding sequence ATGAAAAAAAGAATGATTAAATTTTTAATTATATTTTTGCTTATTCAAACAAACGACATGACTTCTGAACCTATTTATAAAGATAAAAACTTATCAATTTTCCCATTAAATGATATGGAAACTCAACAATTGAATGATTTGCGTGCCATCGCATTAAAATTCTGCAAAGAAGAATTACAGAAGGAGATAAAATTTCCAATTTCAGTAGAAGACCTCCAGTTAGCCACAAATCATTTAAACAAAAAAACAGATCCTAATATCACTTATGGAATCGGAGTTATTATCGGTGACATTCTAGTTCAGAAACATAATATGAAATGGCTAGCTGTTGAAGATAAATTCGGAAGAGATCCTGTTATTTTTGTAGATAGGACACTATACTACATAGGAACTCTAACTTTAATTTCAAAAAGAATTGAAGATGGCGAAAAAATTGATATAAAGCATTTAATTTCACAAATTGAAGACCATATGAAAGAAAATCTTAAGCAATATAAGTCTTATTAA
- a CDS encoding YdeI/OmpD-associated family protein, with translation MAITNNLPIIEFSTSKSFEIWLRKNHKSSIGIWIKIFKKESGKKTITYAEALDVALCYGWIDSQKQSYDEQSWLQKFSPRTTKSIWSKINIGHVERLINEGKMKPVGLEAVEKAKADGRWEKAYDSPSKMSVPEDFLKELQKNKKATEVYKNLNKTNLYSIAFKLHTAKKAETREKRIKEIIIKLENGEKLQ, from the coding sequence ATGGCTATAACAAATAATTTACCTATAATTGAATTTTCGACATCAAAATCATTCGAAATTTGGCTTCGCAAAAATCATAAAAGTTCTATTGGAATTTGGATCAAGATTTTCAAAAAAGAATCAGGAAAAAAAACAATTACATATGCAGAAGCACTTGATGTGGCATTATGTTACGGGTGGATCGATAGCCAAAAACAATCGTATGATGAACAATCATGGTTACAAAAATTTTCTCCAAGAACAACAAAGAGTATTTGGTCAAAAATCAATATAGGACATGTGGAAAGGCTAATCAATGAAGGAAAAATGAAACCAGTAGGTTTAGAAGCTGTCGAAAAAGCAAAAGCTGATGGTAGATGGGAAAAAGCATATGATTCTCCAAGCAAAATGTCTGTTCCTGAAGACTTTCTGAAAGAACTTCAAAAGAATAAAAAAGCAACTGAAGTTTACAAAAACCTCAATAAAACAAATTTATACTCAATTGCATTCAAACTACACACAGCAAAAAAAGCTGAGACAAGAGAAAAACGCATAAAGGAAATCATTATAAAACTGGAAAACGGCGAAAAACTACAATAA
- a CDS encoding integrase core domain-containing protein codes for MPEKATKPNHVWTVDFKGWWYTPEREKVNPLTVRDDFSKYILSIKTLKKGDIASVKAEFTRLFSIYGLPDVIRSDNGPPFASMLSLWGLTKLSVWWLSLGIKLDRIQPGKPYQNGAHERMHRDMARELQHEIVGNITLFQKLFDNWRIDFNRNRPHEALGMMTPEQIYVKSDKPFDTNADLLISYPYGFKQRHVNNRGYINYNGHLIMIGNPFNGFNVGIKKENESVSIWFGSNKLGLIDQNLFLIISDPNSYKVHKPRKLSKKCYHSPDT; via the coding sequence ATGCCGGAGAAAGCTACCAAACCTAACCATGTTTGGACTGTTGACTTCAAAGGTTGGTGGTACACTCCAGAAAGAGAGAAAGTGAATCCTCTCACAGTTCGTGATGATTTCTCCAAATACATTCTCTCTATAAAGACTCTTAAGAAAGGGGACATCGCTTCCGTTAAGGCTGAATTTACTAGGTTATTCTCCATCTACGGATTACCTGATGTCATTCGCTCCGACAATGGTCCCCCTTTTGCTTCTATGCTGTCGCTTTGGGGACTCACTAAACTTTCTGTTTGGTGGCTCTCTCTAGGAATCAAACTTGATCGCATTCAACCTGGAAAACCTTATCAGAATGGCGCTCATGAGCGTATGCATAGGGACATGGCTCGAGAATTACAACATGAGATCGTCGGAAACATCACTCTCTTCCAAAAGCTCTTCGATAACTGGAGAATCGATTTTAACAGAAATAGACCTCACGAAGCTCTAGGAATGATGACTCCTGAACAGATCTACGTGAAGTCTGACAAACCATTCGATACAAATGCTGATTTACTAATCTCATATCCTTATGGGTTCAAGCAAAGGCATGTGAACAACAGAGGTTACATCAATTACAATGGACATCTCATCATGATCGGGAATCCATTTAACGGTTTTAATGTGGGAATCAAAAAAGAAAACGAGTCCGTTTCCATTTGGTTCGGATCCAATAAGTTAGGTCTCATCGATCAAAATTTATTCTTGATCATTTCTGATCCTAACTCATACAAAGTTCATAAACCAAGAAAGTTATCTAAAAAGTGTTACCATTCTCCTGATACCTAA
- a CDS encoding thioesterase family protein yields the protein MNQIFRKTLSTRHFDLDWNRHVTSRTYERFAYDARCEVLREYGCPIELMLNTNISYIPGSTNVRFLNQQFVNSEMTVETEIYGMDDGNLLWKQSIVGSNGKKACEIESTSTLVKDGIIIKILDLPKLSVTPYQFTIHPKPINQNIVEHDYYIPYSDMNCFWNLPSDSIWKIFEEGRFLFFKEIVDLNLIKETDSTTFFMGGEIQIYKPIDPGTHVKILSWIESFEKIRFYFRQDILDSKGSLLASMKDEQLFVSLSNSRPRRAPAAFFDKIERFIE from the coding sequence ATGAATCAAATTTTCCGCAAAACATTGTCTACTCGTCACTTTGATTTAGATTGGAATCGACATGTCACGAGTCGAACTTATGAACGGTTCGCTTACGATGCACGATGTGAAGTATTAAGAGAATATGGTTGCCCCATTGAACTAATGTTAAACACAAATATTAGTTATATTCCTGGATCCACAAATGTAAGATTCCTCAACCAACAATTTGTAAATTCAGAAATGACAGTTGAAACAGAAATTTATGGCATGGATGATGGAAATCTTTTATGGAAACAATCCATAGTAGGTTCCAATGGAAAAAAAGCATGTGAAATTGAATCCACATCAACCTTGGTGAAGGATGGAATTATCATCAAAATTCTGGACCTTCCCAAATTAAGTGTCACCCCCTATCAATTTACAATCCATCCCAAACCAATCAATCAAAACATTGTGGAACATGATTATTACATTCCTTACAGTGATATGAATTGTTTTTGGAATTTACCTTCTGATTCCATTTGGAAAATTTTTGAAGAAGGCCGTTTCCTATTTTTTAAAGAAATTGTAGATCTTAATTTAATCAAAGAAACTGACTCTACTACTTTTTTTATGGGCGGTGAAATACAGATCTACAAACCAATAGATCCCGGAACTCATGTGAAAATCTTAAGTTGGATCGAAAGTTTTGAAAAAATCCGGTTTTATTTCAGACAAGATATTTTAGACTCAAAAGGAAGCTTACTTGCAAGTATGAAAGACGAACAGTTGTTTGTCTCTCTTTCAAACTCAAGGCCAAGGCGAGCACCTGCTGCTTTTTTTGACAAAATAGAAAGATTTATTGAATGA
- a CDS encoding ArsR/SmtB family transcription factor, with translation MVEYKKKEQMLNRVFAALADHTRRQMLARLRKGSLSISELAEPISMSFAGVAKHIEVLTEAKLVRKVRAQEDGRSYRLELENQTLSEASHWILYHQEFWTNKLARLEAFLEEKEHEPPSNKSRKRN, from the coding sequence ATGGTTGAATATAAGAAAAAAGAACAGATGTTGAACAGGGTATTTGCAGCGCTTGCTGACCATACAAGAAGACAAATGTTGGCAAGGCTTAGAAAGGGTTCTTTGAGTATTTCGGAACTTGCTGAGCCAATTTCGATGTCGTTTGCTGGAGTCGCAAAACACATCGAAGTTTTGACAGAAGCAAAGTTGGTTCGAAAAGTTCGTGCACAAGAAGACGGGCGAAGTTATCGATTGGAACTTGAAAACCAAACATTATCAGAAGCAAGTCATTGGATACTATATCACCAAGAGTTTTGGACGAATAAATTAGCAAGGTTAGAGGCATTCTTAGAGGAGAAAGAACATGAACCCCCAAGTAATAAAAGTCGAAAGAGAAATTAA
- a CDS encoding lipoprotein, producing MKKRILLAYFFVACASFQNTQENKFTTDFLHLLKSNKLIIQNLKPVNYQLNMTLYDGPFKFDYALINKSKGTEIRYHINSFKDKIDKYEEFLKNNPSAFIVKPNDNSYAQDFILILMNLAGENPKIKSNPLPEKIQSDVFNANWGSNSLFEFDPKLNFSYKYCNLIVIHKNDTADAYIYFLGNDLRLTLEESSQFFENLKFIK from the coding sequence ATGAAAAAAAGAATCTTATTGGCCTACTTTTTTGTAGCTTGTGCGAGTTTTCAAAATACTCAGGAAAATAAATTTACAACTGATTTTTTACATCTTTTGAAATCAAATAAGTTGATAATTCAAAATTTAAAACCTGTAAATTATCAACTTAATATGACTTTATATGATGGTCCCTTTAAATTTGATTATGCTCTAATAAATAAATCCAAAGGTACTGAAATAAGATATCATATTAATTCCTTTAAAGATAAAATTGATAAGTATGAAGAATTTTTAAAAAATAATCCTAGTGCATTTATTGTTAAACCAAATGATAATTCATATGCTCAAGATTTTATACTTATTCTTATGAATTTAGCTGGAGAAAATCCGAAAATTAAATCAAACCCTCTACCAGAGAAAATTCAATCAGATGTTTTTAATGCTAATTGGGGAAGCAATAGTTTATTTGAATTTGATCCTAAGCTCAATTTTTCTTATAAGTATTGCAACTTAATCGTTATCCATAAAAATGATACCGCTGATGCTTATATCTATTTTCTCGGAAATGACTTACGTTTGACTCTTGAAGAATCAAGTCAATTTTTTGAGAATTTGAAATTCATCAAATAG
- a CDS encoding nuclear transport factor 2 family protein, with product MKEQDKITIISNQLIAYNEKNIDRFISYWDENAKVYIHPDKLIADGINEIRNRHIKRFKEKDLFAKLISRHVVDDKVVDIEIVSRNFPEGKGFVDVLAIYELKNFKIMNAWFMIGKPKIENL from the coding sequence ATGAAAGAACAAGACAAAATTACAATTATCTCAAATCAACTAATTGCTTATAATGAAAAAAACATAGATAGATTTATTTCTTATTGGGATGAAAATGCAAAAGTATACATACATCCAGACAAGTTAATCGCAGATGGAATTAATGAGATAAGAAATAGACATATTAAAAGATTCAAAGAAAAAGATCTTTTTGCAAAATTGATTTCAAGACATGTAGTTGATGATAAAGTTGTAGATATTGAAATCGTATCACGCAATTTTCCAGAAGGTAAGGGTTTCGTTGATGTCCTTGCGATATATGAACTTAAAAACTTTAAAATTATGAATGCTTGGTTTATGATCGGAAAACCAAAAATTGAAAATCTCTAG
- a CDS encoding glutathione S-transferase family protein produces the protein MELYEFALSGNCYKVRLMLSLLNLEYVSRIVNGPEKEHKSSSFLEMNPFGQVPVFKDNDIVLRDSQAILVYLAKAYGENDWFPENPVDAAEIVGWLSTAANEVTRGPSALRAHFILGRPINLEEAKSVTTILLNVLEKRLSEFQWLATNKVTIADIAIYPYIALAHQGNVSLLEYKFVREWMNRIQNLPGYIGMLGLTS, from the coding sequence ATGGAATTATATGAATTTGCGTTGTCTGGAAATTGTTACAAAGTTAGATTGATGTTGTCTTTATTGAATTTAGAATATGTTAGTCGAATTGTTAATGGTCCCGAAAAAGAACATAAATCTTCTTCCTTCTTGGAAATGAATCCTTTTGGCCAAGTCCCAGTATTCAAAGATAATGATATTGTTTTAAGAGATAGCCAAGCTATATTAGTATACTTAGCGAAAGCTTATGGAGAAAACGATTGGTTCCCTGAGAATCCTGTCGATGCAGCGGAAATTGTAGGATGGTTATCAACAGCTGCAAACGAAGTAACACGAGGTCCAAGTGCATTACGTGCACATTTTATATTAGGACGTCCCATAAATTTGGAAGAAGCCAAGTCTGTAACAACAATTCTTCTGAATGTTTTAGAGAAACGATTATCAGAATTTCAATGGTTGGCTACAAATAAGGTTACTATTGCTGATATAGCAATTTATCCTTATATTGCGCTCGCTCATCAAGGTAATGTCAGTTTATTAGAATATAAATTTGTTCGAGAGTGGATGAACCGAATTCAAAATTTACCTGGATATATAGGTATGTTAGGATTGACTTCTTAA
- a CDS encoding SRPBCC family protein: protein MNPQVIKVEREINADLNRIFQAWLNAEHLSRWFLSGENIGIESVFIDPRPGGKFSINMSLDGKIFPHTGEYITIEEPHKLVFTWCSHATDNRVTLVTVTLKDISKKTNDINVTSNQPRTLVTLVHEKLISDIEIKNHNHGWTNVLEALDIWFRD, encoded by the coding sequence ATGAACCCCCAAGTAATAAAAGTCGAAAGAGAAATTAATGCAGATTTAAATCGAATTTTTCAAGCATGGTTAAATGCAGAACATCTTTCACGTTGGTTTTTGTCAGGAGAAAATATTGGCATTGAATCTGTTTTTATCGATCCAAGACCTGGTGGAAAATTTTCAATTAACATGAGTTTAGATGGAAAAATATTCCCACATACAGGTGAATATATAACCATTGAAGAGCCACACAAATTGGTATTTACTTGGTGTTCTCATGCAACAGATAACAGAGTAACGCTAGTTACTGTTACATTAAAGGATATATCTAAAAAAACAAATGATATAAATGTAACATCGAATCAGCCAAGAACTTTAGTAACCTTGGTTCATGAAAAATTAATCAGCGATATTGAAATTAAAAACCATAATCATGGCTGGACAAATGTACTGGAAGCCTTAGATATTTGGTTCCGTGACTAG
- a CDS encoding DMT family transporter: MNWVLLFLAGLFEVLFAFCLGKAKDSFGNLVYYWYLGFFVSLCISMGLLIQVTKSLPIGTSYAVWTGIGAVGTVIVGIIFFKEPIEFWRIFFLATLVVSIIGLKFLSH, encoded by the coding sequence ATGAACTGGGTATTACTGTTTCTTGCGGGTTTATTTGAAGTTCTGTTTGCTTTTTGCTTAGGAAAGGCAAAGGATTCCTTTGGTAATTTGGTTTATTATTGGTATTTAGGTTTTTTTGTTTCACTTTGTATCAGTATGGGTTTACTGATACAAGTTACCAAATCCTTACCAATAGGAACTAGTTACGCAGTTTGGACGGGGATAGGAGCAGTTGGAACCGTCATTGTTGGAATAATTTTCTTCAAAGAACCAATAGAATTTTGGAGGATTTTTTTCCTTGCCACTTTGGTGGTATCTATCATTGGACTTAAGTTTCTTTCTCACTAA
- a CDS encoding DUF3630 family protein, translating into MEKLITKKSDFETFELIVKILLHNFKIKFTEKLDGLDQSYYDFILNNTKYTLHREHYIGISIISDSKNNEFELMINEIFNQISI; encoded by the coding sequence ATGGAAAAATTAATTACAAAAAAAAGTGATTTTGAAACTTTCGAACTAATAGTCAAAATACTTTTACATAATTTTAAAATAAAATTTACCGAGAAACTCGATGGACTTGATCAAAGCTATTATGATTTCATTTTAAATAATACTAAATATACTTTGCACAGAGAACATTATATTGGAATTTCTATAATTTCAGACAGTAAAAATAATGAATTCGAATTAATGATTAATGAAATTTTTAATCAAATTTCTATATAA
- a CDS encoding HepT-like ribonuclease domain-containing protein: MSEEIYERFEFILESIVIIENRFLKIKYTDDLISSQDGITILDSIAMRLQAIGDNIKSVTKLDNKFLNNYPDTDWEKIMKMRDVISHHYEGLDHEIIYNICKNKIPELKLTVQLILEQLNGA, translated from the coding sequence ATGTCTGAAGAAATATACGAAAGGTTCGAATTTATTCTTGAATCGATCGTAATCATTGAAAATAGATTCTTAAAAATTAAATATACGGATGATCTAATTAGTTCCCAAGATGGAATTACTATACTTGATTCAATTGCTATGAGATTACAAGCAATCGGAGATAATATTAAATCCGTTACAAAATTAGATAATAAATTTCTAAATAATTATCCTGACACAGACTGGGAAAAAATTATGAAAATGAGAGACGTGATTTCTCATCATTATGAAGGTCTTGATCACGAAATAATTTATAATATCTGTAAAAACAAAATACCTGAATTAAAACTTACTGTTCAATTAATTCTTGAACAACTCAACGGCGCATAA
- a CDS encoding nucleotidyltransferase family protein, which yields MKVETKKELIEELTKIKPILNNDFGVLKIGVFGSFAKDTVNSNSDVDLLVEMKSPDFDSFVGLKIFLEKLFERNVDLVRKRNQIKPSFLNRIQKDIINV from the coding sequence ATGAAGGTAGAAACCAAAAAGGAATTGATTGAGGAATTAACCAAAATTAAACCAATTCTAAATAATGATTTTGGTGTACTGAAAATCGGCGTCTTTGGGTCTTTTGCTAAAGATACAGTTAATTCGAATAGCGATGTTGATTTACTCGTTGAAATGAAATCTCCTGACTTTGATTCTTTTGTAGGTTTAAAAATATTTTTAGAAAAGCTTTTTGAACGCAATGTTGATCTTGTTCGAAAAAGGAATCAAATTAAACCTTCCTTTCTTAATAGAATTCAAAAAGATATTATAAATGTCTGA